The following is a genomic window from Lepisosteus oculatus isolate fLepOcu1 chromosome 24, fLepOcu1.hap2, whole genome shotgun sequence.
TTAATGCTAAATAGCATTGAATCAACCTCAAATATTGAGCTAATAGGAGTAAATATCAGAATAACAGCAAGCAAATATAAATCAAGGAGCCTATAACGAGGAGGGGGTGTGGCCAGGCTGAGGTTCCAGCTCCAGTGTGAGTGTCCTGGCTACAGAAGGTGTGCTGGAGAAGCTGATGCGTGTTGGAGTTTatccctgtaaaaaaaaaaaaaagatcagacaGCCTGTAGTTACTGTGCCCTCCCTGTGCCCAAATTAACAAAATATCAGATGCAACTGAAAGAAAACGGTATCTTCCGTTTGGCTAGCTCGGTTTTAGGGGAACACGTGTATTATTTCAGTGAGTACTTGAAGACACAGTTCCTGCCTGGAATCTTGTGATTTTGTCAAAGCATTTTCTTACTACAATCATTTCGATTATTTTCTAGCTGCTACTACACATGCCTGGCTCAACAGCCATTGAACTTTAGAGTACGTCAGACCTGCAGAGACAATGTCCCCCTGGAATGATGTCCTccctcaaacattttgtaacagctctggatgtttatacagtagaggCCTAGTGTATGGCTTATACTCAAGGTCTAAGCTATAGTAAAAACCCTAGATTAACCTGTGACCGATGTTTCTAGACATTTGATGTACATTGCACTTATTAATTCCAAACGATCTCAACACCACTCATGGCTCTCCTTGAGGTGTCCCACCCAAGTAATGAGCTAACATTGCTTACCTCCTGAGATCTGATGCTTTTAATGCAATTTTGTTTTGGGCTAATTTGGCATATGGGGAGGTGGCCACTTTCCAAGGGACTGGAATACCCTAATATGGTGACAGGGGGACACTGTGCTGGTCAATAAagataagaacacaagaaagacTGCAAATGACAGGACATTTGGTATTGAGTAGTTAACTtatccaagctttttttttaaattaaatcagaTCCCATGGCACATGTTCATAAGAGCAGAGGCGTTGACTTAACCCTGCTGTTCTGACTAAATTCCTCTGTGGGCTTGCAGTGACTGGTTTATCTAAATTCTGTTCTTAATCGAATTGGTGACGTGATTTCCCACTCCCCCATCTGACCTGTAAGATGGAGAAACAGGCACATAACAGCTTTACCTAAAGATGATTTAATCTGCTTGTTTTTCACACCTTATGCGTGTATGTGTCAAAAGCAAATGTCCCATCTGAGACACTAAAGTAGGCAAGTAGCTCTGGggcatcattcaggtgggtgATGCTCTTCTGTAGTGGATGAATTGTGTCTTGccctacagtagatgtaaaacatattgggatcctttgggataaaAAACGTTTAAGTGTAATTATTGTGGTTAAACATGCCAAATTGCCGCGGTTTAAAAGCGCCTTTGTTTTCATCAGCAGGGGAGGCATGAAGTTGAGGATGTTGTTTAACATTTGAAAAGATTAAACATGTCCAGCCACAGCCCCTGTAGCGCCTGCTAATACTAATGTTTGGGTTAACTAAAGTTTTACATCAAATTAAATAACAATATTGCATATATAAATCCTGATATATAAAACGTAGTTGCATATAAAGTAGTTTACATTTTaaggtgtgtgtgggggggggttgttGGGTTTGAGCTGTTGCACAACAGCCTACTCAGGGTTAAGTCACTCGGCTTAGTTGTGTCCTTTTGGAGGATGAACACAAAGGGGGTAATCgcaaaaaaattcaaaaacaaGTCTTGCCTGGcctactttttttttgccatgttGGTCCCATACTTCCTCTTCAGAAAATGCACGTATTTGTTCCTGCCCTTCCATTAGCCCCTCTCAATGGCCTAATAACTATTACTCTGAGGacagctgctgcttcacaaGCGACAGAGCAGAGTGCTTGAACTCCGAGGAGGTTATATTCCCTACTCATGCACTTGAGAGTCTGCCTGGCAGACGGAAGAGTAAGGTCTTCGCATCTTTGATCATTTAGCAGTATAGTACCATTTATGGGCTTCTCATTGTCTCATGCTCTGTGTTAGGATGACTTTGCTCTTCTCATCTTCAGAATCCATAATTGCAGCCGGTAAACAAAATTCAATGTCTTTTTAAGCTGACGATGGTGTTTGTAGCAAAGCTGATCTATCAAAAGTACATCTAAGAACTCTTATCCACTCTCCGAGGTCTAATTTAGATCTACTCGGCATCAAATCTTTCTTCCACGGCAATACACCATGCAAATAACTAGTAAAGCAAATTACCATTTTCAGTCCATTGATCCCATAAATGTTGCAAGTCTGTGTTCCAGTGAAGACTCCCCGAGTCTGTTcacaagaaaaaacacattcaaatttGCATCATGAAGTATGGAAACAATTAGCGCAAAAATATGATACTACTGTCATGTAAACACGGAAACACTGCAGATGCATTCAGTTTACAGCAAAAGGATTTCCTAAAATTTGTTAGAATGACTGAAGTCCATTTTGACATAGAAATATCAGAAACTCGCAATTTAAAACTTGTACCTAacagattacattttaaacatgcaACAATTACAATAACCTATTTCATAATCATCCAACACTATTATTAAGAACACATCCACCGcttataaaattataatttatCACTTATTCGCTTAAATTGAGGTTTTTGACAAAAACTGTTAATGTCGCATCTTGTCAAATACGTGTTAATGACTTTGCATAATTAAAAGCTATACAATACATGGTCCTATGCTACATTTCTAAACACCTCTGGGCGCTAGTAtatcacttttttaaaatctgaataatCACATTACGTTCACCAAGAAAAACAACTCCCTCTAAAATAAGGTTTAGGTCAATTGATTAGTCAGTAAGCCCGATCTTGTCTTCCCAGCGTTAACGATTTGCTTAAAACTAAGAACCACACATTTACAAAGAGAGAAGGTACTTCAACACACTTGTGCGCTCACCTTTAGAATGGCTCCAGAACAACTGTTTCAGCTCCCGAAGAGCCTCCGTCAAGTTTTCGACTTTGTCATGCAGGTAAACGTTTTCTTCTCTCAAGGCATTGATTGTGTCGTGGAGCTCAAACGTCACGCTGATTTTaggaaatgttgaaatcgcacaCACGAGAAACACAACTTGTATAAGGGACATTCTGTTGCAGACCCTCCCGTCCATTTAAAAACCGGGTCTTTAATAGGTTATATCGGACGCTTGAAATTCCATTgttaaaatggaataaaataaaaatgtaaatcctGAATCGGTCAAACAGCAAACACAGAGCTCCCTTTGCCAATGACCAAATTCCGTATTTCTGTTTTCAGTAGAAGGGAAGGCTACAATTCACTATTATAACACAGTGGCAAATCTGAGTTTTTGACGCCAGAGGTGACGGAAAAACAGGGCCAGCAAGCTATTTTTGCAGATCAATCCGATTCTTTCGCTTCAAAGACTCCGACCACGGCGTAACCAGCCAACGATTTGTGCCCGACTCCATTATCACAGCAacgagattaaaaaaaaaagaaaagattttgtTCTTTTGGGTGATTTTATAAAGGGTTACATATGACCTTACCATTAGCAAATGTCAAATTACCTTCATTAACCTTGTATAAAACAATACACCTCTTCGACAGACATTCTACATATTTTAGTTGCAGGAAGGACCACTTAATTCTGTACTAGATAATTAATCAGGAGACATTAttttctcacttttcaaacAGATGTCATAGCTAATTTTCATATAATTAAGGTTATTAAGGTTAACACACTTTCtatattagtaatcaataaacTAGCGCGACAAGTTTAATTAGCCAAGACCTATTACGGTATCCACCATCATTATCTCCTAAGGCACTGTACTACAACATCATTAAATGACAGACTGAAACAATCGCTTTGTGCATTAAGGTTTCTGGGTTGAGGACAAAAAGAGGTGATTTGGTAAAATATCTATATAAACAGGTCACGTTAAGCACCTCACTGCCAGGGAAAGTCAGGTTTTAATGCCATTTAACAAGATGTTGAGTGCTTTGATTTAATCCGACAATCTCATATAAATACTGCATTCAACctgaaacatttcaaatatttcCAAGTCAGTAAAATGTTCTAGATCATCTCCAGATTACCCGATTCCCGAACCAAACTATGGCTGCAGAACAttcttaaaaatgattttacccaCTGCTTACAGATGTTAATTTCAGGGTCAGGGTTAAAAAGGGGAAAGGAAGAGCTTGCTTCTTCCACATCATATCAGAAGACTGGTCACAATTGAATCGATAATGCACTATATGCCATATCCTCTTGCAAATAAAGGAATACAGACAGTAATATACTGATAGGCATTAAAACAACAGATGAGTATTGTAACCAAAAGCATTGTGTTTTTAAGAACATGAAAGTGATTTCTTGCTGTATAATCAGACACCAGGACCTCattatattttaacaaatgtttattgACTTTTTCTACTGAGTCTTTATGCGGTCTTGGCAGCTCTGGTGCGCTTCTTCTTCACAACAACTGGCTTCTGGCTCCTCAGGAGAGCGCTGGCACGGCGCAGAGCAGCCTACAGGGAAAGAACAGgcaattcattaaaaatattcacctGCCAACATTTTAACCTGGCGCACCCTTGAGTATAATCAAGTAAAGAGTGCACCAAACAACATCTGAAAGTAACCTTCCAAGTGTGTACTTTAGGACCAGTTCTCTACCTTTTCAGTTTGTTATAAACCACTTGTTTGGAAGGCACTCGGAGAGCTTCTGGTTACTAAAACACCCTATCAAAATGTTTgttccaaaatgtatttttaatcaattaaGATAATCCAACAtcagctttttttaattctaaaagtTAAATTATTTGATAATTATCAAATTGAATGAGTTTTTCTCTTAGCACACCAGCCACAGCATCCTTTATGTGTTAAATTAGAAGCTGCCCTTTCTTCAGGGTTTAATCTTCAGAATCCAGACTAAATACTTGATGTTAGCCTTTATGCAGATTCTGGTGGGGTTTTTCTTTACCCTGTACTAATGTGCTGGCAAATCGTGGTACTTCCTTTTGCAGAATCTAAATACgttttcatttttgtagatAGAATAAAAACACCGAACGCTAACATTTCCTGATTTTATTGTTGTCCCAGCTAAGGCCAACTTTGTACAGACAAAAGCTAAAGGCGTCCTACAATGGAAATGATCTAAATCTGAAGTAGAGGGAAAAACGCCAGCAGTACAGACATatgcaaaaataaatcacatcATACAGGACAGGCAAGATTACAATGTGCAAAGCCCTCTCTTTAAATGTTCCACCAGTGCTCCGACTGAACTAAAACTGGATGCGAAAATTTGGGCTGCTGCACGCGAGGGAGGGAGACTGGAACACGTACCATGCGGAGATCCTTCCTGTACTTGTTCTTGCGGATGATATGACGCAGGCTGCTCAGAGTTGCGCGCGAGTTCTTGTTGACGGTGATCTTCTCGTAAGATGTGGCGGGTTTGCGCTGGcctgcagggaaaaaaaagcccCCTGCAGTTAAAATACACGCCGGCCGGCGTCTCTCTCAAACAGCCAGCTCACACATCAGATCTGCGGGAATCAGGAGCGATCCGGCAGCTGAACTATTCTTGCTCTAGGTTATGAAATCTTAAGACTCAGGAGAAAGTGGCATCTTTTCAAGAAAAAGGAAACCAAAacaaagtgaaatgtttgcacgGCATTCCAAATCAGTAAACACGCaggacatttttaattttttggttCGAAGACCAGAGTTAACCACACAAAATGCCCattaccagctatataaatattacaaatacatTCTGCCTTTCTATAATTCGATATTTCAGTCAATAAAGGACTAAATTAACGATAATAATGACAGTAAAAATCACCAGGCCTTTAAACTCTCTTTTTTAAATCAGGCCTTTGCTTAGAGGCACATTTTGTGATAGTTTAGATTAAAGAGGGAATCAAAATATTATACCTGCACGTTTCTTAAGGACAACAACAATTCCCTTTCCGTCCGCTGCTGGCTCAACGCCCACAGTCTTTCTGTGGACAAGTCCATTGAAGCGGAAAGAGTTCCTGGACTTAAGGTTGTTGGGTtcctaaataaaatatatacacacCAGACATGAGCAAAGAGTGTTACAGTAAACAGTTCTTGGGCATTACAGAATCAAGCAGGCACGACTATAAGCAAAACCGTGGAAGGCAAAAATACGATtagcactttttaaaatgaaactccGAATCATCGCGTTTGAATCGCCTGAATACGAGAAATGCGACTTACCGTGCTGTAGGTCTGCCCGTTCCTCttgaggaggaagctggagcagTTACGGATTACCATCCACTGCAGATGAGCAGACATTTTTACACACCTGCACAGCAAAGAGGAGAAAGGGAGAAGACTTAGGTCGGCACGCTTTACCGATCTGAGCGTTATTTAGTCTAAACATGAAAATGACCAGTGGCTACGGTGTGATCATCCCCAAGCGCCAAGCAGGCTCACGATTTATACATTTGAGAAGTTGAGACATATACAGCGCACAATAAAAGACTGTACGATATGCATTCTACTGTCAACgaaattaaatattcatttttttttatcagctcTGGGAACAAAAAAGCACGTCTAACTTGAGTACTCAACATACTAAGAAAATCAGGAGCTGTATTGTTGTAACGCTTTTTAACACCAAACTACGGCCAACTTTCGTTCATAATGTGCTTAAGATTCTGACTCGGCTGATGTGCAGATGTCCAATCATACTTATGTCAAGTCAGGGCGCCTAGCAAAGATGGAAAGCATGCTCAGAAAATATTAATCCTAAATGGAATTAACATATAAAATACAAGAGGGATCATTCCGTGCAACAAAAAGTTATAagacaaaaacaagttttttatTCCCAAACAAAcatgatttactgtatgtatagatgTGTATTTTACCGGAGGCCTAGCAGTTACAGGCCTGAAAACATACAT
Proteins encoded in this region:
- the rpl28 gene encoding large ribosomal subunit protein eL28 gives rise to the protein MSAHLQWMVIRNCSSFLLKRNGQTYSTEPNNLKSRNSFRFNGLVHRKTVGVEPAADGKGIVVVLKKRAGQRKPATSYEKITVNKNSRATLSSLRHIIRKNKYRKDLRMAALRRASALLRSQKPVVVKKKRTRAAKTA